From the Kitasatospora viridis genome, one window contains:
- a CDS encoding alpha,alpha-trehalose-phosphate synthase (UDP-forming): MADQTTARILVASNRGPVSFSTAADGSLSLRRGGGGLVSGLSAIDDPNAVWVCAALGEADRAAARRSPDGRLDRAGFEVGGQAVRMLDLDPEVFDRAYNGVANSTLWFLHHMLYATPTSPAFDRRAGEQWAGFRAYNAAFAEALAAEAAPGAAVLVQDYHLTLVPELLRELRPDLRIGYFLHIPWAPADYFRLLPDDRAAAVLTGVLGADRAGFHTRRWAEAFADCCEQVLGATVDRADLSVTHRGRTTRLGVHALGADGEFLRERAHRPDVDQRLAALRQQVGDRRTIVRVDRTELSKNIVRGLQAYRHLLRTRPEWHDRVVHVAFAYPSRQDLAEYREYTAEVRRISEEINAEFGTARWQPLILQVEDDFARSLAAYRLADVALVNPIRDGMNLVAKEVPVVSDAGCALVLSREAGAWPELAEDAIGINPYDVLGTADALHRALGMPVAERTERTKRLAAAATALPPQQWFLDQLAELSA, encoded by the coding sequence ATGGCCGATCAAACGACCGCACGCATCCTGGTGGCCTCGAACCGGGGCCCGGTGTCCTTCTCGACCGCGGCGGACGGCAGTCTCAGCCTGCGCCGCGGCGGCGGCGGACTGGTCTCGGGGCTCTCCGCGATCGACGACCCGAACGCCGTCTGGGTCTGCGCCGCACTCGGCGAGGCCGACCGGGCGGCGGCCCGGCGCTCGCCCGACGGGCGGCTCGACCGGGCCGGCTTCGAGGTCGGCGGGCAGGCCGTGCGGATGCTGGACCTGGACCCCGAGGTGTTCGACCGGGCCTACAACGGCGTGGCCAACTCGACCCTCTGGTTCCTCCACCACATGCTCTACGCCACCCCGACCTCGCCCGCCTTCGACCGGCGGGCGGGCGAGCAGTGGGCCGGCTTCCGGGCCTACAACGCGGCCTTCGCCGAGGCGCTGGCCGCCGAGGCCGCGCCCGGCGCCGCGGTGCTGGTGCAGGACTACCACCTCACCCTCGTGCCCGAGCTGCTCCGCGAGCTGCGCCCGGACCTGCGGATCGGCTACTTCCTGCACATCCCGTGGGCGCCGGCCGACTACTTCCGGCTGCTGCCGGACGACCGGGCGGCGGCCGTGCTCACCGGCGTGCTGGGCGCCGACCGGGCCGGGTTCCACACCCGGCGCTGGGCCGAGGCCTTCGCCGACTGCTGCGAGCAGGTGTTGGGCGCCACCGTCGACCGGGCCGACCTCTCGGTCACCCACCGGGGCCGGACCACCAGGCTGGGCGTGCACGCGCTCGGCGCCGACGGCGAGTTCCTGCGCGAGCGCGCGCACCGGCCGGACGTGGACCAGCGGCTCGCCGCGCTCAGGCAGCAGGTGGGCGACCGGCGCACCATCGTCCGGGTGGACCGCACCGAGCTGAGCAAGAACATCGTCCGCGGCCTGCAGGCCTACCGGCACCTGCTGCGCACCCGCCCCGAGTGGCACGACCGGGTGGTGCACGTCGCCTTCGCCTACCCCTCCCGGCAGGACCTGGCCGAGTACCGCGAGTACACCGCCGAGGTGCGCCGGATCAGCGAGGAGATCAACGCCGAGTTCGGCACCGCGCGCTGGCAGCCGCTGATACTCCAGGTGGAGGACGACTTCGCCCGCTCGCTGGCCGCCTACCGGCTGGCCGACGTGGCCCTGGTCAACCCGATCCGGGACGGCATGAACCTGGTCGCAAAGGAGGTCCCGGTGGTCTCCGACGCGGGCTGCGCGCTGGTGCTCTCCCGGGAGGCCGGGGCCTGGCCGGAACTGGCCGAGGACGCGATCGGGATCAACCCGTACGACGTGCTGGGCACCGCCGACGCACTGCACCGCGCGCTCGGCATGCCCGTCGCCGAGCGCACCGAGCGCACCAAGCGGCTGGCCGCGGCGGCCACCGCGCTGCCGCCGCAGCAGTGGTTCCTCGATCAGCTCGCGGAGCTCAGCGCCTGA
- the otsB gene encoding trehalose-phosphatase, with the protein MLQEPTTTAGRAGLAALLADPARALLALDFDGTLAPIVADPERAAAHPGAAAALAALAGRIGTVAVVTGRPALAAVRLGGFADTPGLERLVVLGHYGAERWDGATGRLTAPQVHPGVAAVRAELPGLLAALDAPEGTWLEDKDRSLAVHTRRTAEPDALLERLRGPLAELAAAHGLAVEPGRMVVELRPPGVDKGAALTGLVGERAAGAVLYAGDDLGDLAAFAAVERLRGAGLPGLLVASGPVTGEPPVREVAERADLVVPGPAGVVALLEGLARALEGLRR; encoded by the coding sequence ATGCTGCAGGAACCGACCACCACCGCCGGCCGGGCGGGCCTGGCCGCACTGCTGGCCGACCCGGCCCGGGCGCTGCTCGCCCTCGACTTCGACGGCACCCTGGCGCCGATCGTCGCCGACCCCGAACGGGCCGCCGCCCACCCCGGCGCCGCCGCCGCGCTGGCCGCGCTGGCCGGGCGGATCGGCACCGTCGCCGTGGTCACCGGCCGCCCGGCGCTCGCCGCCGTCCGGCTCGGCGGCTTCGCCGACACCCCCGGACTGGAGCGCCTGGTGGTGCTCGGCCACTACGGGGCCGAGCGCTGGGACGGCGCCACCGGCCGGCTGACGGCCCCTCAGGTGCACCCCGGGGTGGCCGCCGTGCGGGCCGAACTGCCCGGCCTGCTGGCCGCCCTGGACGCGCCGGAGGGCACCTGGCTGGAGGACAAGGACCGCTCGCTGGCGGTGCACACCCGGCGCACCGCCGAGCCGGACGCCCTCCTGGAGCGGCTGCGCGGCCCGCTGGCCGAGCTGGCCGCCGCGCACGGGCTCGCCGTGGAACCCGGCCGGATGGTGGTCGAACTGCGCCCGCCCGGGGTCGACAAGGGCGCGGCGCTGACCGGGCTGGTCGGCGAGCGGGCGGCCGGCGCGGTGCTCTACGCCGGGGACGACCTGGGCGACCTGGCCGCCTTCGCCGCCGTCGAGCGGCTGCGCGGCGCCGGGCTGCCCGGGCTGCTGGTGGCCAGCGGCCCGGTCACCGGCGAACCGCCGGTGCGCGAGGTGGCCGAGCGGGCCGACCTGGTGGTGCCCGGGCCGGCCGGGGTGGTGGCGCTGCTGGAGGGGCTGGCCCGGGCGCTGGAGGGTCTCAGGCGCTGA
- a CDS encoding DUF3263 domain-containing protein: MTELTERERAVLALEARGWRTQGAKEQAVREELGISATRYYQLLNALLDREEALKQDPVLVNRLRRIRAARRAER; the protein is encoded by the coding sequence ATGACCGAGCTGACCGAGCGCGAGCGGGCCGTGCTGGCCCTGGAGGCCCGCGGCTGGCGCACCCAGGGGGCCAAGGAGCAGGCGGTCCGCGAGGAACTGGGCATCTCCGCCACGCGGTACTACCAGCTGCTCAACGCCCTGCTGGACCGCGAGGAGGCGCTCAAGCAGGACCCGGTCCTGGTCAACCGGCTGCGCCGGATCCGGGCCGCCCGCCGGGCCGAGCGTTAG
- a CDS encoding extracellular solute-binding protein, which yields MTSTLLLSGCGVLGLDGNGTVTLQLVAADYGDSPATSSQHYWDDLARRFEAANPKIKVDVRVYSWNDIDARVAAMVKAGHSPDIVQTGGFADKVAANQLYPARDVLSMDTEANFLDVFNRAGEVLGTQYGIPFVSSSRTFFYNKTIFAKAGIAQPPASWADLKADAALIKAKVPGVTPYALPLGPEEAQAESMMWTMSGGGGLTDDAGVYTLDSKENQETFAWLKQNLVDPHLTYPDPGSVNRQTAFDDFAAGKVAMLNGHPALVQKAAQAKVDYGTAPIPRKDPATKDRTLGVADWMMAYTANGHRQQIRDFLNFAYTKDNTLAFDEQYNLLPVTQDTLDDMTNSGRHPDLKPFLDALPAASFYPLGDPAWDTVSGRLKTDIGKAVSDDPGPVLTGLQQFAETTSKKARGQ from the coding sequence GTGACCAGTACCCTGCTGCTCTCCGGTTGCGGGGTGCTCGGCCTCGACGGGAACGGCACCGTCACCCTCCAACTGGTGGCCGCCGACTACGGCGACAGCCCCGCCACCAGCTCGCAGCACTACTGGGACGACCTGGCCAGGCGCTTCGAGGCGGCCAACCCGAAGATCAAGGTCGACGTCCGGGTCTACAGCTGGAACGACATCGACGCCCGGGTCGCCGCGATGGTCAAGGCCGGCCACTCGCCCGACATCGTGCAGACCGGCGGCTTCGCCGACAAGGTGGCCGCCAACCAGCTCTACCCGGCCCGGGACGTGCTCTCGATGGACACCGAGGCGAACTTCCTGGACGTCTTCAACCGGGCCGGGGAGGTGCTCGGCACCCAGTACGGCATCCCGTTCGTCTCCTCCTCGCGGACCTTCTTCTACAACAAGACGATCTTCGCCAAGGCCGGCATCGCCCAGCCGCCGGCCAGCTGGGCCGACCTCAAGGCGGACGCCGCGCTGATCAAGGCCAAGGTGCCCGGGGTCACCCCCTACGCGCTGCCGCTCGGCCCGGAGGAGGCCCAGGCCGAGTCGATGATGTGGACGATGAGCGGCGGCGGCGGGCTGACCGACGACGCCGGCGTCTACACCCTGGACAGCAAGGAGAACCAGGAGACCTTCGCCTGGCTCAAGCAGAACCTGGTGGACCCCCACCTGACCTATCCCGACCCGGGATCGGTCAACCGCCAGACCGCCTTCGACGACTTCGCGGCCGGCAAGGTGGCGATGCTCAACGGCCACCCGGCACTGGTCCAGAAGGCGGCGCAGGCGAAGGTCGACTACGGCACCGCGCCGATCCCCCGCAAGGACCCGGCCACCAAGGACCGCACCCTGGGCGTGGCCGACTGGATGATGGCCTACACCGCCAACGGGCACCGGCAGCAGATCCGCGACTTCCTCAACTTCGCCTACACGAAGGACAACACGCTCGCCTTCGACGAGCAGTACAACCTGCTCCCGGTCACCCAGGACACCCTGGACGACATGACCAACAGCGGCCGGCACCCCGACCTCAAGCCGTTCCTGGACGCGCTGCCGGCCGCCAGCTTCTACCCGCTCGGCGACCCGGCCTGGGACACCGTCAGCGGCCGGCTCAAGACCGACATCGGCAAGGCGGTCTCCGACGACCCGGGCCCGGTGCTCACCGGCCTGCAGCAGTTCGCCGAGACGACCAGCAAGAAGGCCCGCGGCCAGTAG
- a CDS encoding DeoR/GlpR family DNA-binding transcription regulator → MSRYERWNGLLELLAEQGRLEVEEAAAALGVSAATIRRDLDQLARQQMVTRTRGGAVAHNVSYDLPLRYKTARHADAKQRIGQAVAALIAPGEVVGLNGGTTTTEVARALAVRPELAERPEVGGQSLTVVTNALNIANELTVRPAVKIVVTGGVARPQSYELIGPLAAAVLGELTLDVTVLGVDALDAGAGATAHHEGEASVNRLLAERARRVVVAADSSKLGHRAFAKICGLEAIDTLVTDADADEELIAAFTEAGVQVLTV, encoded by the coding sequence GTGTCCAGGTACGAGCGGTGGAACGGTCTCCTCGAACTCCTCGCCGAGCAGGGCAGGTTGGAGGTCGAGGAGGCGGCCGCCGCGCTCGGCGTCTCGGCCGCCACGATCCGCCGCGACCTGGACCAGCTGGCCCGCCAGCAGATGGTCACCCGGACCCGCGGCGGCGCGGTCGCCCACAACGTCTCCTACGACCTCCCGCTGCGCTACAAGACCGCCCGGCACGCCGACGCCAAGCAGCGGATCGGCCAGGCCGTCGCCGCGCTGATCGCCCCCGGCGAGGTGGTCGGCCTGAACGGCGGCACCACCACCACCGAGGTGGCCCGCGCCCTCGCGGTCCGCCCCGAGCTGGCCGAACGGCCCGAGGTCGGCGGGCAGTCGCTCACCGTGGTGACCAACGCGCTCAACATCGCCAACGAACTGACGGTCCGTCCGGCGGTGAAGATCGTGGTCACCGGCGGGGTGGCCCGCCCGCAGTCCTACGAGCTGATCGGCCCGCTGGCCGCCGCCGTGCTCGGCGAACTCACCCTGGACGTCACGGTGCTGGGGGTGGACGCGCTGGACGCCGGGGCCGGCGCCACCGCGCACCACGAGGGCGAGGCCAGCGTCAACCGGCTGCTCGCCGAGCGGGCCCGCCGGGTGGTGGTGGCCGCCGACTCCTCCAAGCTCGGCCACCGGGCCTTCGCCAAGATCTGCGGGCTGGAGGCGATCGACACCCTGGTGACCGACGCGGACGCCGACGAGGAGCTGATCGCGGCCTTCACCGAGGCCGGCGTCCAGGTGCTCACCGTCTGA
- a CDS encoding SIS domain-containing protein, giving the protein MSALTAEELASQPACWRRAAALAAPAGADLPAPGERVAVVGCGTSWFMAQAYAALREAAGQGETDAFAASEFRYARSYDRVLAITRSGTTTEVLTLLDRLSGRTPTTALTADPATPVKRAADRLVVLDFADERSVVQTRFATSALALLRAHLELSGALPPGTATVERAAADAERALAGPLPAGLTEVEQITFLGAGWTNGLALEAGLKLREAASFWTEAYPAMEYRHGPVAITAPGRAAWMFGTLPEGLGAQVAATGGLLVSDSAAGGLDPMADLVRVHRLAVELAGARGLDPDRPRALTRSVQL; this is encoded by the coding sequence ATGAGCGCACTCACCGCCGAAGAGCTGGCCAGCCAGCCGGCCTGCTGGCGCCGCGCCGCCGCACTGGCCGCCCCGGCCGGCGCCGACCTGCCGGCACCGGGCGAGCGGGTCGCCGTGGTCGGCTGCGGCACCTCCTGGTTCATGGCCCAGGCCTACGCGGCGCTGCGCGAGGCGGCCGGGCAGGGCGAGACCGACGCGTTCGCGGCCTCCGAGTTCCGCTACGCCCGGTCCTACGACCGGGTGTTGGCGATCACCCGGTCCGGCACCACCACCGAGGTGCTCACCCTGCTCGACCGGCTGTCCGGCCGGACCCCGACCACCGCCCTCACCGCCGACCCGGCCACCCCGGTCAAGCGGGCCGCCGACCGGCTGGTGGTGCTGGACTTCGCCGACGAGCGCTCGGTGGTGCAGACCCGGTTCGCCACCAGCGCGCTCGCCCTGCTGCGCGCCCACCTCGAACTGTCCGGCGCGCTGCCGCCGGGCACGGCCACGGTGGAGCGGGCGGCGGCCGACGCCGAGCGGGCACTGGCCGGACCGCTGCCGGCCGGCCTGACCGAGGTGGAGCAGATCACCTTCCTGGGCGCCGGCTGGACCAACGGCCTGGCCCTGGAGGCCGGGTTGAAGCTGCGCGAGGCGGCGTCCTTCTGGACCGAGGCATACCCGGCGATGGAGTACCGGCACGGACCGGTCGCGATCACCGCCCCCGGGCGGGCCGCCTGGATGTTCGGCACCCTGCCGGAGGGCCTGGGCGCGCAGGTCGCCGCGACCGGCGGACTGCTGGTCAGCGACTCGGCGGCCGGCGGGCTGGACCCGATGGCCGACCTGGTCCGGGTGCACCGCCTGGCGGTGGAGCTGGCCGGGGCCCGCGGACTGGACCCGGACCGCCCGCGGGCGCTGACCCGCTCGGTGCAGCTCTGA